One segment of Papaver somniferum cultivar HN1 unplaced genomic scaffold, ASM357369v1 unplaced-scaffold_137, whole genome shotgun sequence DNA contains the following:
- the LOC113334805 gene encoding DEAD-box ATP-dependent RNA helicase 24-like codes for MSSNKRKFGFEGFGINKQATYNFEISQPPQRLYVPPSSSNNPHDNYEDHDLDDIDYHEERDEGNDVSGGGGENGGGDDEIDPLDAFMEGIHEEMKAAPAKEKEKVLVGKYDDEEEDLMESFLRAKKDIGLTLASDVLKAGYDSDEEVYAAAKAVDAGLIDYDSDDNPIVVADKKKIEPIPALDHSSVDYEPFCKDFYEEKESISGMSEQDVAEYRRSLAIRVSGFDISRPVKSFEDCGFSTQVMNAIAKQGYEKPTPIQCQAFPIVLSGRDIIGIAKTGSGKTASFVLPMIVHIMDQPELDREEGPIGVICAPTRELAHQIYLEAKKFSKSHGIRVSAVYGGMSKLDQFKELKAGCEIVVATPGRLIDMLKMKALNMSRATYLVLDEADRMFDLGFEPQIRSIVGQIRPDRQTLLFSATMPRRVEKLAREILSDPIRVTVGEVGMANEDITQVVDVIISDSAKMPWLLERLPGMIDNGDVLVFASKKATVDEIETQLVQRGFKVAALHGDKDQASRMETLQKFKSGTYHVLIATDVAARGLDIKSIKSVVNFDIARDMDMHVHRIGRTGRAGDKDGTAYTLITLKEARFAGELVNSLIAAGQNVSVELMDLAMKDGRFRSKRDSRKGAGSGGGKKGRGRGGGGGSGKGVRGVDFGLGIGYSTEPANPPSQSVPSRSAANNVVRSGMMSQFKNSFVAATSNSQNQGSSNNTNYTASRPVLRGFVSGGLIGGDIKTNSSFSPTPPNPGVSTAAGNSRDSSQKNVEGSKEKPRERRRPSGWDR; via the exons ATGTCTTCAAACAAGAGAAAATTTGGGTTTGAAGGATTCGGGATTAATAAACAAGCAACATACAATTTTGAAATATCCCAACCGCCACAAAGACTTTATGTCCCTCCATCATCATCAAATAATCCTCATGATAATTACGAAGATCATGATCTTGATGACATCGATTACCACGAAGAAAGAGATGAAGGGAATGatgttagtggtggtggtggtgagaatggtggtggtgatgatgaaatTGATCCATTGGATGCGTTTATGGAAGGAATTCATGAAGAGATGAAAGCAGCGCCggcaaaagagaaagagaaagtgcTGGTGGGGAAGTatgatgatgaggaagaggatCTAATGGAGAGTTTTTTAAGAGCTAAGAAAGATATTGGATTAACATTAGCTTCTGATGTATTAAAAGCTggatatgattctgatgaagaagtttATGCTGCTGCTAAAGCTGTTGATGCTGGTTTgattgattatgattctgatgataaTCCTATTGTTGTTGCTGATAAGAAGAAAATTGAACCTATTCCTGCTTTAGATCATAGTTCTGTTGATTATGAACCCTTTTGTAAGGATTTTTATGAAGAAAAGGAGTCTATTTCAG GAATGAGTGAGCAGGATGTTGCTGAATATCGAAGAAGTTTGGCGATACGTGTTTCAGGATTTGATATTAGCAGGCCAGTTAAGAGTTTTGAAGATTGTGGATTTTCAACTCAAGTGATGAATGCTATTGCGAAACAAGGGTATGAAAAGCCAACACCAATACAATGTCAGGCTTTTCCTATTGTGCTTTCTGGGAGAGATATAATTGGTATTGCAAAGACCGGTTCTGGGAAAACTGCTTCGTTTGTTCTTCCCATGATTGTGCATATAATGGATCAGCCTGAACTTGACAGAGAAGAAGGTCCCATAGGAGTAATATGTGCACCTACAAGAGAATTAGCACATCAGAtatatttggaagcaaagaaattttcaaaatccCATGGAATTCGGGTAAGTGCAGTTTATGGTGGAATGTCTAAACTTGATCAATTTAAAGAACTAAAAGCTGGTTGTGAGATAGTTGTTGCAACTCCTGGGAGACTGATAGACATGCTAAAGATGAAGGCGCTAAATATGTCGAGAGCAACATATCTTGTTCTGGATGAAGCTGATCGAATGTTTGACCTCGGTTTCGAACCACAAATTAGATCAATTGTTGGTCAGATAAGACCAGATCGTCAGACCTTACTCTTTTCAGCAACCATGCCCCGCAGAGTTGAGAAGTTAGCTAGGGAAATCCTCTCGGATCCTATAAGAGTTACCGTAGGTGAAGTTGGTATGGCTAATGAGGATATCACTCAAGTTGTTGATGTGATTATTTCAGATTCTGCAAAAATGCCTTGGCTTCTTGAGAGGCTGCCTGGGATGATAGATAATGGAGATGTTCTAGTGTTTGCATCCAAGAAAGCTACAGTTGATGAGATTGAAACCCAGTTGGTGCAAAGGGGTTTTAAGGTTGCTGCACTGCATGGTGATAAAGACCAGGCTTCCCGAATGGAAACCTTGCAGAAGTTTAAATCGGGGACTTACCATGTTCTCATTGCCACTGATGTTGCTGCTCGTGGACTCGATATTAAATCCATAAAGTCTGTAGTGAACTTTGACATTGCCAGAGATATGGATATGCATGTCCATCGTATTGGTAGAACAGGTCGGGCTGGAGATAAGGATGGTACAGCCTACACTCTTATTACGCTGAAGGAGGCTCGCTTTGCTGGGGAACTTGTCAACAGTCTAATTGCTGCTGGTCAGAACGTCTCTGTTGAGCTCATGGATCTTGCTATGAAG GATGGAAGATTCAGATCCAAACGTGATTCGAGAAAAGGAGCTG GGTCAGGTGGTGGGAAAAAAGGTAGAGGAAGGGGAGGCGGCGGTGGAAGCGGAAAAGGTGTGCGTGGTGTGGATTTTGGTCTTGGTATTGGATATAGTACAGAACCAGCAAACCCACCATCTCAATCTGTTCCAAGTAGATCAGCAGCTAATAATGTGGTTAGAAGTGGAATGATGTCCCAGTTCAAGAACAGCTTTGTAGCGGCAACATCTAATTCTCAAAATCAAGGCAGCAGTAACAATACAAACTACACTGCCAGTAGGCCAGTTTTACGTGGTTTTGTTTCTGGTGGTTTAATAGGTGGGGACATAAAGACAAATAGTTCATTTAGCCCCACTCCTCCTAATCCAGGAGTAAGCACCGCTGCTGGGAATTCCAGAGATAGTAGTCAGAAGAATGTAGAAGG TTCTAAAGAAAAACCTAGAGAGAGACGTAGACCATCTGGTTGGGATCGGTAA